The nucleotide sequence GCCGGCCGGGGATCGACGTTGCATACGACCAGCACGGCGGGCGACACATCGTGTCGCCCGCCTTGCTTTTCTGAACGGATGCTTCCATCCGACGGTCGCTGTCTAACTGTTAGCGGCGACGGGCTGATGCGCGTCGTCGAAACCGAGACGGTTGAGGCTCGCCTCGCTGTAGCCCTCCGCGTTGGAACGCAACACCGCGACGTAACCGATCATGATGCCGTAGATCACCTTCGACACGACGTCGGCCACGGTGTAGGCACCTTGACGGATGACCGCCGACTCCTGCGAGATGCTCACGGCCGGCATCAGGTAGCCGACGAGGTACAGCATCCACGAACCGACCAGCGTCCAGACGACGGCCTTCATCCACGTCCGCGCGACCGGCGGCAGCTTGGAGAGGTTGTCGGCCGAGAGCCCGACCTTGAGCACCAGTACGAGGATCCACGCGTAGAACACGCAGGACACCACGAACCACAACCAGTACGGCCACGGCTGGCCGACGCTTCCAACGGTGTTGCCTGGTGTGAGCACGCTCGGGTCGGCGGCGGCGATGGCCGCGAGATTGCTTGCCGCATCGGTCGGAACTGCTTCGAAGTACTGGCCGATGTAGCCGGTGTAGATCATCAGCAAACCTGCGATGGTGAACTGGATGACCGGCGACCAGAACTTCTTGCCGACCAGGCCGAAGACCACCACGAACTGCGCGAGCAGCACCGGCACGTCGATCGACCAGTTCACGTAGCGATAGCCGTTGGAAAAGGCCGTGCCCGTGAGCGCCCCGAAGACGGTGCCGCCGGTGGCCGACTCGACACCGCTCATGGTGCTCTTCCAGACGATGTACTGGTTACCAAGTTCCAAAGCGGCCGACACCATGACCACGGCACCGAGCCAGTTGGCGATGCGATACTTCGGCGCGATCTGCTTGGCCGTCACGATGAAGTAAAGCAGGCCCGCGAACATACACGCGGCCCCGAGGGACAGAACGTGCGCGATGGTTAGCTGCGCCCACGGGGCGAAGACGATGTAGTTCTCCATGACCATGACAAATGACTCCTGGCCGAAGCGGCCGGTTGGGGTGGGGGTGGAGAGTTGAAAGATCGAGTTCGTGTCGCCACGACGGCGACAAGGATCATGTGCGGGAAAGTCAGGCAACCGAGCGTGACGAACGCGACGCGCACCGCCGAAGAGGTCGCGGTTACCGACTGAATGTTCGATATGGCAAAACCGACGATCGCCGCGATGACGATCGGCGCGAGCGTCGCCGCCACCACCGGCGACCACGGACGACTTTCTCTGCAGACCGCCGCAGGCGCATCGACGACATCGCTGAGCAAGTGCCGGGCGGAGTGCCAGACGGCAAAGTAGATCGCAAACGCGATCAGCGGTGGCGGCATGATCAATGCGAATGTGACGACTGCGAGCTCAAGCGCCGACCACCATCGACGCATGACGAGCGAAGCCATCACCAGCATGAGAGCCGCGATGAGCGTCGGCAAGCCCAGCGTTGCGAGGACCATCGTCATGCTGCTCGCCGATGCCGCGCCGACCAGTACCGTCAGTGCCCAGGTCACCGCGTCAGGGTGCAACAGCGCCGGCAACGTCAATGGCATCGCCCCACGCACGGCCGACACCGCGAACTCACCGGGTCCACGCGGAAGTAACGCGGGAAGTTCGCCGAACCCGAAGTGCAGCCAAGCCAGAACGAAGAACGCCCAATGCCACACCGACGGAGCCAGCACGTACAACGCAAGCGCGACCAACGTCAGCGCCAGGTATCCGCCACCGAAGCGCAACCGCCCGGCACGGTCATCACCCAAAAGATCGCGTCCGAGCCAAACGTCG is from Planctomycetota bacterium and encodes:
- a CDS encoding bacteriorhodopsin, producing the protein MENYIVFAPWAQLTIAHVLSLGAACMFAGLLYFIVTAKQIAPKYRIANWLGAVVMVSAALELGNQYIVWKSTMSGVESATGGTVFGALTGTAFSNGYRYVNWSIDVPVLLAQFVVVFGLVGKKFWSPVIQFTIAGLLMIYTGYIGQYFEAVPTDAASNLAAIAAADPSVLTPGNTVGSVGQPWPYWLWFVVSCVFYAWILVLVLKVGLSADNLSKLPPVARTWMKAVVWTLVGSWMLYLVGYLMPAVSISQESAVIRQGAYTVADVVSKVIYGIMIGYVAVLRSNAEGYSEASLNRLGFDDAHQPVAANS